The stretch of DNA GAATAAGTGAGGGGGGTGTGGCTTCTGCTCCCTGGGTTACCTGGCACTTCCTGTTGGTGACGGTGAGGGGGGAGGAACGTGTGCTCCCCTCATCAGATGAACCCGAGTGATAGTCTGATGTCATCTCATCCTTATCGGAGGAAAATGTGGCAATTGAGAAATGGAAATTCTGCTCTCCGTACCTGTgtaacaataacacacacacacacacacaaaaacatgtcaGTTCAATGACAAACCATTTAATTTAATAGTATGACCCCAGACACACATATCTGACATGAACATACCAATATCTGACCCCTCCCACATATCAGAATAAATGTTCAAACGGCCAGCCCcccattttacaggaaaaatatctTGGAAATGTTTGATATGGTCTCAAAACatgagggtttagtctgtgtcatttgttttcatttggacTCAAGTTTTGCGCAAAATCCCACCCAGTCATGTGTTTACATAGAGTGAGATTATGATCAAGATTGTGTATGTAACACTCGCTATTTATAGAAGAATAATTGCATGTATATtcatgatattgtcccaaaacatgcatgtgaggcatttccatgtcatattgggaccagattttaaataaaaagcaaaaactaaAAAGGTTTGGATTTAATTTTCTGATTCAGAACATGAATTCCATGATCACAAATAATCAGAGTCTTTAATGTATATAATTTTTCTTGATTATCAactaatattgtattttgtaaaaCAGACGTCAAATGGGGTGGGGCTAAACATAAGCTTGGTTCGACCAGAGTGTATAGTGTTTATGCTCTGAATAAaccaataaactaaacctaGGAATAGAAAGTCTAAAAAACAGAGTGAagaataattgtgtgtttttgttcctcaCCTGCCACAAACCTCTCCTGGATCCACCCAAAGAGTGATTTCCCAGGGCAGCCCCAGGTCACCGTAGTGAACCCCACTTTCACTGCAGGCACGCAGCAGCTCCTGGTCATATTTGTGGAACGCGTTCACTCTGATgcacctgaaaaacacacaaggatcAGCGCTTTTAGCTGCTGAGGCTGACCAGAGGACAGCTAGGGTcactccatgtcatttcaacacattttcaggacatcacatgcactttggtcttaaagaattctgaaatgtttaccaagtgttccttaattattcaattatCACACTTTTAAAGAGACGGAATGACCCACAAACCATGGGTGTCCCGCTGAGCGTACCTGTACGCCTGGCCTTTGCTGGGCTTTTCAGGGACCCAGTGTCCCTCAAACTTCTCTTGCAGCGCCACTGTTAGCCTCtcagcaaacaaatccattttctccacctccaccttattctttaatttcaccAGCCTTTTCAAGAAGGAAACCACCGCTGCAATCTCGTTCCTCATCCTCtataagtaaaataataaaaacttataTGATGAtgtacataaaacaaataaaaccaaacttAGTGTAAAAATGTCAAGAGATAGAAAACCAGAATCCTGACCTAAAATCCCAACCCTATAATAAAATCCACAACATTTTTGTTTGCTTACATGTAAATAACATAAAGTTACTATGAATATCACAAACTGAACAGTTAATCAGATAAATATCAAAAGTTTGATGTAAGTAATAATTATACAGATagatattattttacatttctttagTCTTTTGAGTgatcagcaaacacacacatcttCTTTCATATCTTTCAGGTGAGATACATTTAAGaatatcatttattttcaaaggaagagaAACGAACTCTAATTTAACACTTGCCtattaaatgtactttttatccattaaaaaaatta from Gouania willdenowi chromosome 9, fGouWil2.1, whole genome shotgun sequence encodes:
- the LOC114470153 gene encoding protein BTG3-like, with protein sequence MRNEIAAVVSFLKRLVKLKNKVEVEKMDLFAERLTVALQEKFEGHWVPEKPSKGQAYRCIRVNAFHKYDQELLRACSESGVHYGDLGLPWEITLWVDPGEVCGRYGEQNFHFSIATFSSDKDEMTSDYHSGSSDEGSTRSSPLTVTNRKCQALNPDAPAWEPKKKLSGMVHKIP